Within the Gemmatimonadales bacterium genome, the region TCAGCTGCCGTCGGTCGCGTTGTTGTAATTGTAGCTGTCGTACAGGACCTTCCACTTGTCGGCCTCCTTGCGCCACACCACCAGGTACTTGGCGGAGACCGTCGGCTTGCCCGTCATGCCGAGCTTGACCACCCCGAAATCGCTGGCCAGGTCCCCGCTCTCCGAGACCACGATGCGCTCCGGGACGAACTCGAGTGACAGCCCGGGGATCTTCATCATCTCGGTCCAGTCGGCTCGGATCGCCTTGTGGCCGTGGGCGGCGGGCATGCCCGTCCAGACCAGGGAGCCGTCCTGGGCGTAGAAGGACATCACGGCCTCGAGGTCGTGCTTGCAGGCGGCCTGCCCCCACGCGACGTCCAGGTCACGGATGGCATTTTCATCGGCACTCATGGGCGGCATCGAGTCTCCAGGGGTGGGAGTGAACTGGAAGTGTGACAGATTTTGGTGGGAAGTCAATCGGGAATGGCGGACAAGTTCAGTCGGCAAGCTCATCGAGAAGCGCTTTGGCTTCCCGGAGGTCGTGTGTGGAAAACCCCTCCGTGAACCAGCCGTAGATCGGTTCCAGCCGGGCACGGGCCTCCTGCCGGCGACCCCCCGCCGCCAGGTGCCGCGCGAGAGTCGTCGTCGCACGCAGCTCCCAGGAGCGGGACTCCTGCTCCTGTGCAAAGGCGATCGCCTCTTCGAGTACTTCCTCCCCGCGGGCCGACTCCCCCTGCTGGAGGAGCATCCAACCGCGGATGCGAAGGACCTCGGCCAGATGGACGCGCTCGTGGCGGGCCTCGATGTCGGCGAGCACCTCGTCCACGACGAGCAGGCCAGCCGCCGGATCGCCCGCCCGGGCGAGTGCTTCCCCGCGCAGGGCCCGCACATACGGTCCCCAGATGCGTTGGCCGGAGCGGGCGAGGCGAGCCGCCGCCTCCTCCAGGTGCTCCGCGGCCCCGGCGTCCTGCAGCCGAAGCTTGGCGATGCCCTTGCTGATTTCGGCCAGCACTTCCGACATGATCTGGATCCCGTGCTCCCGGCCAACCTCCTCCCCTTCGCGGGCGTGTGCCAGGAGCCGCTCCGGCTCATTGCAGAAATCGAAGACCTGAGCGCCCAGCGTCACCGCGAAGGCGTGGTCGAAGGGATGTTTGCGGCGGCGGGCGTGCGCGTGGTTCTCGAGGCTCACGGCGACGGCCTGGTCCGGGTATCCCAGCATCCAGAGGTACTGGCACCGGTAGATCCCGTCCGCCGTCAGCGGGTCGCTGTTGATGAGTTTGACGATATGCTGATGCCGCTCGGCGTCGTACATCCGGCGGATCTGGTCGCCATGCCGACGCGCGGAGACCAGGTCGCCGAGCCAGTAGCTCGACGTCATTGCCGCGCGATGCCCCGCCAGCGCGAGGTCGTCGTCCTCGCTGGGGGTCGTGAGCAGTTCATTCGCCCACTCGAGAGACTCGTGGAGCCTTCCGGAGGTCAGCATGTGGACCCAGAGCACGTGCAGCACAGGGAGGTAACTCTGCCGGTGTTCGAGGGAGCGTGCCAGCTTCAGCGCCGGTTGCAGGATGTCGCTGATTTCGGGGGCGGCCCAACCGCGCGCTGCCACGAAGGCCGGTCCCAGCAGCGTCCGGATGCCGAGCTCCGTGAGGTCCCGATCGGGGCCGGCGGGCAGGTGCTCCGTGGCCGCGAGCGCCTTGCGAAGGTGGGAGATCGCTTCCGCGATGGCGAACCGCTGCAGGGCGAGTTCTCCCGCCCGCTTCCAGTAGGGAATCGACTCGACGTGGAGTGCGCCCGCCGAAAAGTGCTGGGCCAGGAGTTCCGGCTCAGTCGCCACCGTCTCCGGGAACCGCTCGGCGAGCACCCGGGCGATCTCGCCGTGCAGCTCCTGCCGACGACTCTTCAGGAGCGACTCGTACGCGGTGTCCTGCACCAGCGCATGCTTGAACAGATAGGTGGCCCGCGGGGGGGTGCCGCGACGGAACGCCAGGCCCGACTCCGTCAACTGGTCCAGCCCGGCCTGCAACTCCTCGGCCGGGGTGTGCGTGACGGCGGATAGGAGGTCGTAGCTGAACTCCCGGCCGATGGCGGCCCCGACCTGGGCAATTTCGCGGACGCCCGGCACCCGGTCGAGTCGGGCCATGAGTGAATCGCGCAGGGTTGCCGGGAGCGTGAAGCCCGCCGGTCCATCCGTATACTCGTACTCGTCGTCGGCCTCGAGGAGGCGGCCGGACTCGAGCAGCGTCTTGGTGAGCTCCTCGACGAAGAGGGGCACGCCGTCCGTCTTCTCGAGAATCTGCTCCGTCAGGCCCACCGGCAGCGGCTTGCCGCCGGTGACGCGCGAAATCAGCGCCATGCTCTGGTCGCGGCTCAGCTTGCCCAGGCTCAGCGAGGTGACGTGGGCCTCGGACCACCGGGCCTCGAACTCGGGGCGGGAGGTGATGAGCACCAGGATCGGCATCGACTTGGCCCGCTCGATCATCCGGTCGAGCACGTCGAGGGTGGTCGGGTCCACCCAGTGGATATCCTCGAACAGCACCACGCTCGCCTGCTGACGCGCCGCCGCCTCGGTCAGATCGACGAGCGCGCGGGTGGTCTCCTCCTTGAACTGCCGCGGGTTGACGGGCAGCGGTCCATACCGGTCGACGCAAGGGATCGACATCATCGTCGCGACGAGTTGCACATCGCCGAGGGGCCGGCCGAAGCGTCCGTGGAGCATCGCTTCGAGTTTGTCGAGCTTCGACTCCGCCGGCTCTTCCCGCGTGAACCGCAGCGTGCGCTCGAAGTACGCCACAGTCGGGTAGAAGGCGCTGTTCATGTAGTACGGCGAGCACTGGAAGCGCATGGGACTCGCCCCGGTGGCCTCGAGCCGTTCACGGAGGGCGTTGACAATACGGCTCTTTCCGATGCCTGCCTCGCCAGACAGGAAGACGACCTGCCCCGCACCGGTGCGGGCCTGGTGCCAGCGATCGAGGAGCAGCTGAATTTCCGGCTCACGCCCGAC harbors:
- a CDS encoding DUF4440 domain-containing protein, coding for MPPMSADENAIRDLDVAWGQAACKHDLEAVMSFYAQDGSLVWTGMPAAHGHKAIRADWTEMMKIPGLSLEFVPERIVVSESGDLASDFGVVKLGMTGKPTVSAKYLVVWRKEADKWKVLYDSYNYNNATDGS
- a CDS encoding AAA family ATPase, with the translated sequence MSAHSVSAWLTELGLEQYVALFEENQVDLDTLAVLTDADLKELGLPFGPRKRILAAIATASAAPTPAVPAESGGERRQLTVLFCDMVGFTELANRVDPEVLQEVIRAYEDACAVCITRYDGYLFQRLGDGIVAFFGFPHAHEGEADRCIRAGLQILQSLAELEVPAIGRVKARIGVATGVVVVSAAERSAVGETMNLAARLQAIAEVGTMVVSERVHQLAGGAFEYLDLGEQHLKGIERPTRAYQVRGESRAATRFEAAHQENMVPLVGREPEIQLLLDRWHQARTGAGQVVFLSGEAGIGKSRIVNALRERLEATGASPMRFQCSPYYMNSAFYPTVAYFERTLRFTREEPAESKLDKLEAMLHGRFGRPLGDVQLVATMMSIPCVDRYGPLPVNPRQFKEETTRALVDLTEAAARQQASVVLFEDIHWVDPTTLDVLDRMIERAKSMPILVLITSRPEFEARWSEAHVTSLSLGKLSRDQSMALISRVTGGKPLPVGLTEQILEKTDGVPLFVEELTKTLLESGRLLEADDEYEYTDGPAGFTLPATLRDSLMARLDRVPGVREIAQVGAAIGREFSYDLLSAVTHTPAEELQAGLDQLTESGLAFRRGTPPRATYLFKHALVQDTAYESLLKSRRQELHGEIARVLAERFPETVATEPELLAQHFSAGALHVESIPYWKRAGELALQRFAIAEAISHLRKALAATEHLPAGPDRDLTELGIRTLLGPAFVAARGWAAPEISDILQPALKLARSLEHRQSYLPVLHVLWVHMLTSGRLHESLEWANELLTTPSEDDDLALAGHRAAMTSSYWLGDLVSARRHGDQIRRMYDAERHQHIVKLINSDPLTADGIYRCQYLWMLGYPDQAVAVSLENHAHARRRKHPFDHAFAVTLGAQVFDFCNEPERLLAHAREGEEVGREHGIQIMSEVLAEISKGIAKLRLQDAGAAEHLEEAAARLARSGQRIWGPYVRALRGEALARAGDPAAGLLVVDEVLADIEARHERVHLAEVLRIRGWMLLQQGESARGEEVLEEAIAFAQEQESRSWELRATTTLARHLAAGGRRQEARARLEPIYGWFTEGFSTHDLREAKALLDELAD